The sequence AAAAGATTTTTCCACGTTGTTCCATCATCTTCTGTATAACTTACGCCGTACTCTTCGTCGAAATCTTCTGCGCGCCAATTGGTACACCAAATTCGTTCAACAGTATCTGTTGATGTAAAATAACATTGTCTATCAATTGCAATCACCCAATTTCCTAAAATCGGCGCGGCTTGGTTTTGATGAGAATATTTTGTCCAACTTGGAAAAGAATCGTTTGCATTCATTGTTTTGTTTATTCCTCCTGCTGTTCCGCACCACACCACGGAATCATTTACGGCAAACACGGAAAATGCTTTGATGTTATTATACGGTCGCGGGTCATAATAAAAATTGTACGAAGAATCGGGAGAAAGTTTATTCAAAAAATCGGGAGGAAGAAGTATGCGTTCCCATTTTGTCAAGTCGTAATTTTTCATTCGGCGTAAACCGCTTGCCCAACTGGAAATCCAAACTGTTCCGTTGGGTGAAATAGAAACATCGTAAGTTACGTTTTGTTCGGGGACAACAACGGGAAGAATTTCAAGAACATTATTTCCATACCGAATAGTATCTTCGTATCGTCCGTCGAGTGTCTGTGGCTTATGTTTCCACGTTGCTCCATTATCTATTGAAAAAGCGTATCCTGCGCCTGTTTGCACTTCTCCGTCTTGAAATTCTTTCGAATATCCCATCGAAGACCAAATCGTATCGCCAAGAATTGCGAGCGAAAAAATTCCATCTTTGACAAATGCGCCGTTTGAGCGATAACGGGTGAATGTTCTTGCTCCATCAGTACTTGATGCTATTCCTTTTGATGTTCCAAACCAAAGAATATACTCTCCGTTGAAATCGCGATGGCGAATTTGAAATACTCCGTTGCTTGGAGGTTGCGAATACAATGGATACGGACTATTACGTAACTGAAATTGTTTCGCAAAAAATTTCTGCGAGAAAGAAAATAGTGGAAGAAAAAATATTACAACAAAAAAATAAATGAATGGTGTTTTCATTTAGTTATGAATCGAAATAAATTTTGAAGCGGAATCCATTGCATTAGATTTATCTTTTGCATAAAAACGAAATTCTTTGTAACCGGGCGTATTGCTACTATCAATAAAAAGCATCCGAGAAAATATTCCGTCGCCAGCAAGTTGGTCGCCGTGTTCCGAAGTTAAACCGTCGTCGAAAAGCGGAATGTTTGTAGGATTGGATGATGCAAGATTCTTGAAAAACACATTCGCAATATCACCGATACCATCGGAATCGGAAACTGTTGCAGTGAACAAAATAAATTGTATTCCCGAAGCCGGAATTTGAATAGAATCGGGGGTGATGACTGTATCAATGTTCGGTGCGCTATTTCTTCGCGTTACAAGAAACGAGCGTTGCAATGCATTACTTATCCAATGAGCGTTATCTTCGGCAGTGAATTGAAATCGGTACAATCCTGGTTCCGTTCTCTGAACGATAAAAACTATAGTATCGGAAAATGTAGCGTAAGTACTTGTAACCGATGTTCGTTTCAACCGTCCCGATTGCACGTATTCGCTCGAATTCGGTTTAAAAATTTTATAATGAAGAAACGAAATGGAATTGCCGCCATCAGTATCGTGCGCCGTAGATGTTGCGAAAAGTGAGAGAAGAAATTTTTTTCCCGAATCCAACGGAACAGCAGATTGCGAATCGTCATCAACATTGAGTGAATCTTTGTCTAATTTTGCAAACGAAAGAAATGGCGGTGTTGAATTATCGTCAATAATTCCTGGCGGAGTTTTATTGCATCCTACAAAGAGAAAGACACCAATTCCCAGAGACGCTATTTTCTTGAAGAGAGAGGAACGTAGAATGCGCAGCAAGTTTTTCATTAAACTCCGAAATTCAATAACGGAACAGGGATAAAAATAGCGATGAAAAAAACAAGCGTAGTCCATCCGAGGAGTTTTCTCGAATTGTCAAGAGGTTCTTCAATTGCAACCGGAGGATGGTCCGGTTTTATGATGAAGAATAAAATAGCAACCCAAAGTAACCATCCCATCGTGTCTGTACCAAAAGAAAAGAACGGAAGAAAACCGCTAAGCGAAATAAGCACTAAAACAATGAGAAAACCGCGCGCAATAATTCCCTGTTTTTTTCCAAGTAATGCGTATAAAATATGACCGCCGTCCAATTGACCTACGGGGATTAAGTTCAACGCAGTTACAAAAAATCCGAACCACGCAGCGCAAAGATACGGATAGTGATACATTTCATTCATCGGAGGAAAATATTGTTGCAAAGAGATAACGTTTGAAACAGCATAAAAAAACAACGAAGAACCAAATGTGAGTCCTCCTTCGGGTAAGGACTTTCCGACGTAATCAGGATGAATTTCATAGATAAATTCTTTTCCCGGCATCGTTGCAATTCCATAAAAAAGAATTACAAATGCAACAGCAAGTCCAGCGAGCGGTCCAGCAATGCCGATATCAAACAATGCATTTCTTGATTGAATTTCTGAACGAATGCGAATCACTGCTCCCATAGTTCCGAAAGGATTTATGAACATTGGAGGAACGGGAATATAAAACGGTAATGTTGTTTGCACATTATGAAATCGCGCAGCAAAAAAATGACCAAATTCATGCGCAGTAAGAAATAAAAGTACGGAAATGGAAAACGGAAGCCCTAACCAAAAATTGTTTAAATCAAACGGATTTTTGTTTATCCATTGAACTCCCGCTAGCGTTGTTGTGAAAAAGGTTGCAACAAACAGAAGGAGATGAAACAAAATTTTTCGAAGTGGGAACGTCGAATACATATCCTGTTTCGTTTGAAGAGAATAGGAGGTTTGTTCACCTTCGTATTGAATTGAATGTGTTGCGTTCAACGGGAAATAGTGATAGTTTATGGCTGAAAAAACACAAATTGAAAAAAGGCACACAACGAAACTCGTTGAACCGAGCGGAGTTCATCGCGATGTACCCTTTTAAAAAAATTTATTTCTTTTTGCGAAGAATGGGAAGCCGCCGAAAAGGATTGCCGAGAACAGATGTGTTCTTGTTCTTGAATTGCTGATGCGAAACGATTCTTGCAGGAATTTTATTGATAAATTCTTGCACCAATTCTTTGGAAGCCGGAGGACTTGTACGAAAAAGAATTTTTTGTATTAATGTATTTGTTAATTCCAATTTGTGTTTCATAAAAAAACGATGAGTTGTTCTTTGAAATTATATTAGTCGGTTAATCAAAAAAGCGAGGTTTATATAAAAAATTTTTGTGAGATAGACAAGAAAAATGGTCGAGTTTCTTAAAACGAACAAACCCTCTGTTCGACAGAACGAGGGTTTGCTCTGTGGAACAGAATTACAAATTCAATTTTCCAATATTCGCTTTTACTTCATTTGCGGATTTTTGTAATGCGGTTTTTTCTGCATCACTTAACGGAACTTCAACAATTTTTTCCACGCCGTTTTTACCGAGTATCACGGGAAGTCCGGTAAACGTATCATTCAAACCATATTCTCCATTGCAAAAAACAGAACATGGGAGAAGTCGTTTTTTATCTTTTACGATTGCTTCCACCATCTGCACTGCAGCGGAAGAAGGTGCATAGTATGCGCTTCCCGTTTTCAGAAAATTGACAATTTCTATTCCGCCGTTTGCTGTGCGTTTTACTAATTTGTCAATCGTTTCCTGATTGCAAAAATGCGTAAGAGGAATTCCGCTGATAGTTGTATAACTCACTAACGGAACCATCGAATCTCCGTGACCACCAAGTACTAATGCCTGAATATCTTCAACGGAAACGCCAACTTCCATTGCGATAAACGAACGATAGCGTGCAGTGTCCAAAATTCCCGCCATTCCGATAACGCGATGTCGTTCAAATCCGCTGACTTTCATTGCAACGTACGTCATTACGTCTAATGGATTGGAGATGACAATAATAATCGCTTTCGGTGATTTTGCAACAA comes from Ignavibacteria bacterium and encodes:
- a CDS encoding site-2 protease family protein, whose amino-acid sequence is MYSTFPLRKILFHLLLFVATFFTTTLAGVQWINKNPFDLNNFWLGLPFSISVLLFLTAHEFGHFFAARFHNVQTTLPFYIPVPPMFINPFGTMGAVIRIRSEIQSRNALFDIGIAGPLAGLAVAFVILFYGIATMPGKEFIYEIHPDYVGKSLPEGGLTFGSSLFFYAVSNVISLQQYFPPMNEMYHYPYLCAAWFGFFVTALNLIPVGQLDGGHILYALLGKKQGIIARGFLIVLVLISLSGFLPFFSFGTDTMGWLLWVAILFFIIKPDHPPVAIEEPLDNSRKLLGWTTLVFFIAIFIPVPLLNFGV
- the mdh gene encoding malate dehydrogenase translates to MKITVVGAGNVGATAAQRIAEKELANEVVLVDIIEGVPQGKGLDMYESAPIEGFDSMVRGANGYDETANSSIVVVTAGIPRKPGMSRDDLQNTNAGIVKNVTEQVVAKSPKAIIIVISNPLDVMTYVAMKVSGFERHRVIGMAGILDTARYRSFIAMEVGVSVEDIQALVLGGHGDSMVPLVSYTTISGIPLTHFCNQETIDKLVKRTANGGIEIVNFLKTGSAYYAPSSAAVQMVEAIVKDKKRLLPCSVFCNGEYGLNDTFTGLPVILGKNGVEKIVEVPLSDAEKTALQKSANEVKANIGKLNL